ATGGGCTATCAGGCGCTGGAGCTCCCGCTGGAGAACGTCGGCGACTGGGACCCGGCTCGGACCCGCGACGTGCTCGACCGTCTCGGCCTCGGGGCGATCCTCGTCGGGGCCATGGGGCCTGGCCGCTCGCTGCTGGCGAGCGCCGGAGACGTGGCAGCGACGCAGGACTACCTGCGGTCATGCCTCGCGGCCGCCGCGACCCTGGGCGCCGACACCGTCGCAGGGCCCTTCTACGCCCCCACCGGGGTGACCTGGCGGATGGGCGCGGACGAGCGTGCGGACGCGGTGCGCGAGCTGCGGGAGAACCTCGCGCCTCTGGCCGCCGAGGCCGAGGACGCAGGCATCACGCTCGCCGTCGAACCCCTCAACCGCTACGAGACGAGCCTGCTCAACACGGTGGACCAGGCGCTCGACGCCCTCGCGCCGCTGCTCGGACAGGGCGTCGGGCTCGCGCTGGACACCTACCACCTCAACATCGAGGAGAAGCGGCCGGCCGATGCGATCAGGACGGCCGGGTCGGCGATCGCCCACGTCCAGGTCTGCGGGAGCGATCGAGGCGCGGTCGGCGACGACCACACCGACTGGGTCGGGATCGTGCGCGCCCTCGACGACGCCGGGTATCAGGGTCCGCTCGGACTCGAGAGCTTCACCGGCGAGAACGCGACGATCGCGGTCGCCGCCTCGGTCTGGCGACCGCTGGCCCCCAGCCAGGACGAGCTCGCCCGCCGCAGCATCCAGGCGCTGAGGGCGCTGGGCGTCTGACCCCCCGCCCGTGCGGACGAAGCGAGATGAAGGAGCGTCGATGACCACCCATCCGGTCACCCTGTTCACCGGCCAGTGGGCCGATCTGCCGTTCGAGGAGGTCGCGAGACTCGCGGCCGAGTGGGGCTACGACGGGCTGGAGGTCGCGGCGTCCGGCGATCACCTCGACCTGCGGCGGGCGGACGAGGACGACGCCTATGCGGCGTCGCGTCGGGAGATCCTCGACCGCCACGGACTCGGGCTGTTCGCGATCTCGAACCACCTCGCAGGTCAGGCGGTCTGCGATGCGCCCATCGACTTCCGTCATCAGGCGATCCTCCGGGAGTACGTCTGGGGAGACGGCGAGGCGGAGGGGGTGCGACGACGGGCGGCCGAGGACATGATGCGGGCGGCGCGAGTGGCCCGCAAGCTCGGTGTCGACACGGTCGTCGGGTTCACCGGGTCGTCGATCTGGCCGTACGTGGCGATGTTCCCGCCGGTTCCTGCCGAGGTCATCGAGGGCGGCTTCGAGGACTTCGCCGCGCGGTGGAACCCGATC
This genomic interval from Microbacterium hydrocarbonoxydans contains the following:
- a CDS encoding sugar phosphate isomerase/epimerase family protein codes for the protein MPRTIAVNTWVWTSPLTDATLEPLARRAAEMGYQALELPLENVGDWDPARTRDVLDRLGLGAILVGAMGPGRSLLASAGDVAATQDYLRSCLAAAATLGADTVAGPFYAPTGVTWRMGADERADAVRELRENLAPLAAEAEDAGITLAVEPLNRYETSLLNTVDQALDALAPLLGQGVGLALDTYHLNIEEKRPADAIRTAGSAIAHVQVCGSDRGAVGDDHTDWVGIVRALDDAGYQGPLGLESFTGENATIAVAASVWRPLAPSQDELARRSIQALRALGV